CAATATGAAAGTTGCAGTAGCTAGATTTGTTACTAAAACAGAAAAAGCACCTACAGATGACCTTTTAAAAATATCCATGTATTATGGATTCAAATATAGGTTTTGTAATACTAGACGTGGAAATGAAAAAGGGCATGTAGAAAGATCCGTTGAATATATAAGAAGAAGGGTATTTAGCAAAAAAGATAAATTTAAAACACTAGAGGAAGCAAATAAATATTTGGAAAAAGAACTAGAAAAACTAAACTCTAAAGAGCAGAAACAAAGAGAAAATAAAAGTGCAAAAGAAATCTTAAAAGAAGAACTACCTTACTTAACAAAACTTATGCCACCATATGATATTTCAAGGGTTGCAGAACTTAGAGTGAATAAATATTCAGTAATAACTGTAGACGAAAATAAGTACTCAGTACCTGATTCACTAGTTGGAGAATTTGTAACAACCAAGGTATATCCAGAGAAAATATTAGTTTATCACCATAATACTAAAGTAGCAGAACACATAAGAAGTTTTGGTTCCCATACTTGGAATATAGAAATAAATCACTATCTAAACACATTAAAAAAGAAGCCTGGAGCAATTCATAGAAGCACAGCCATGCATCAAATGAATCCCAAGCTTCAAAACATTTACAATAAATATTATACCGAAAATCCAAGAGATTTCATAGAACTAATTGAACTAATTTCAAAAGAAGGTCTTGAAAGCATTGAAAAAGCAATAATATCATTAGAAAAAATTAGTCCTTTAAACATAAATACAGAAAAGATAAAACTTTTATGTAATAGAAAAGAAGAAATAAAGACAAATAAAGAGTACAAGAATACAGAAATAGAAAAACAATCAAAGTCAATATTAAACCATTATGGAAATCTACTTAAAAATTCATCAGTAGATTTTGATAAGGAGGCTTTGATAATATGAAAATAGATAAAAACAACGAAAGAATAAAAGAAATAGCAAAAGAACTAAAACTTGCATATACAATTAGAAATATAGAAGAAGAAATAAAAGAAGCAAATATAAAGAACTTAACATATGAAAATTTTCTTTTATCTCTGTTAGAAAGTGAACATGACTTAAGAAAAGCTAATGGAATAAAAAATAGAATAAGACTTGCTAAGTTCCCATATAAAAAACATATAGAAGATTTAAGTCTAGAAGATTTACCTGAAGATGCCAGAGATAAAGTAAAAATATTTTCATCTCTAGAATTTATAGAAACAGGTCAAAATATAATACTTGCTGGGAATCCTGGAACAGGTA
The nucleotide sequence above comes from Clostridiisalibacter paucivorans DSM 22131. Encoded proteins:
- a CDS encoding Mu transposase domain-containing protein — encoded protein: NMKVAVARFVTKTEKAPTDDLLKISMYYGFKYRFCNTRRGNEKGHVERSVEYIRRRVFSKKDKFKTLEEANKYLEKELEKLNSKEQKQRENKSAKEILKEELPYLTKLMPPYDISRVAELRVNKYSVITVDENKYSVPDSLVGEFVTTKVYPEKILVYHHNTKVAEHIRSFGSHTWNIEINHYLNTLKKKPGAIHRSTAMHQMNPKLQNIYNKYYTENPRDFIELIELISKEGLESIEKAIISLEKISPLNINTEKIKLLCNRKEEIKTNKEYKNTEIEKQSKSILNHYGNLLKNSSVDFDKEALII